A single region of the Variovorax paradoxus genome encodes:
- the msrA gene encoding peptide-methionine (S)-S-oxide reductase MsrA — protein MSSSLSQTETIVLGGGCFWCTEAVFDRVQGVVDVESGYCNGQTVNPSYEQVCTGRTGHVEVVKVEFDPAVISLREILEIFFVVHDPTTLNRQGNDVGTQYRSGIYVTSDAQKEVAQGVIREIEAGKTYSAPVVTEVVPLANYSTAEAYHHDYFLNNPNQGYCAFVVGPKVEKFQKTFASRAKA, from the coding sequence ATGTCTTCTTCACTGTCGCAAACCGAAACCATCGTGCTCGGGGGAGGCTGCTTCTGGTGCACCGAGGCGGTTTTCGATCGCGTGCAGGGCGTGGTGGACGTCGAATCGGGCTATTGCAACGGCCAGACCGTCAACCCCAGCTACGAGCAGGTCTGCACCGGCCGCACCGGGCATGTGGAGGTCGTGAAGGTCGAATTCGACCCCGCGGTCATCAGCCTGCGCGAAATTCTCGAGATCTTCTTTGTGGTGCACGACCCCACGACGCTGAACCGCCAGGGCAACGACGTCGGCACGCAGTACCGCAGCGGCATCTATGTCACGAGCGATGCGCAGAAAGAAGTGGCCCAAGGGGTCATCCGCGAAATCGAGGCCGGCAAGACCTACAGCGCTCCGGTGGTGACCGAAGTGGTGCCGCTCGCGAACTACTCGACCGCCGAGGCCTATCACCACGACTATTTCCTGAACAACCCGAACCAGGGCTACTGCGCTTTCGTGGTCGGGCCCAAGGTCGAGAAGTTCCAGAAGACCTTCGCCTCGCGCGCCAAGGCCTGA